From a single Pseudomonas cremoricolorata genomic region:
- the pvdM gene encoding pyoverdine-tailoring dipeptidase-like protein PvdM: protein MTRSRSNKTLYFGLPLALLLGVGGYVAWRLLEPTPAYPAKVVRQANELQERLISFDSHITLPLSFGTEGREADKSGPGQFDLAKAAQGRLSGAALTLFGWPEIWNGPDAPHRPTPGFVEEARNQQEVRYKAITGMVRDFPQQVGIAYNPDDMRRLHGEGKFAIFISMLNAYPLGHDLDRLDQWAARGMRMFGFNYIGNNDWSDSSRPLPFLNDSPDALGGLSDLGKQAVARLNDLGVIIDVSHMSTPALEQVAALSRAPIVASHSVPRAFVDIPRNLSDKEMRLIRDSGGVVQIVAFSAYLKPMTQKTQDKLNALRSQFDLPPLPNQAMALMPGDPVIAAWSEQKFGSYASQFYALLEEEPKASLKEFGDAIDYAVRKIGIDHVGIASDFNEGGGIDGWNDVSESRNVTAELLQRGYSEADIGKLWGGNFLRTWAQVQQAGQSPSSSVQ from the coding sequence ATGACAAGATCGCGCAGCAACAAGACCCTGTATTTCGGCCTGCCCCTGGCGCTGCTGCTCGGGGTAGGTGGTTATGTCGCCTGGCGTCTGCTCGAGCCGACCCCGGCCTACCCGGCAAAAGTAGTGCGCCAGGCCAATGAACTGCAGGAACGGCTGATCTCGTTCGACAGCCATATCACCTTGCCGCTGAGCTTCGGCACCGAGGGGCGTGAGGCGGATAAGTCCGGACCCGGTCAGTTCGACCTGGCCAAGGCGGCGCAGGGCCGCTTGTCGGGCGCGGCGCTGACCCTTTTCGGCTGGCCGGAAATCTGGAACGGCCCAGACGCGCCGCATCGCCCCACCCCAGGCTTCGTCGAGGAGGCGCGCAACCAGCAGGAAGTGCGCTACAAGGCCATCACTGGCATGGTCCGCGACTTCCCGCAGCAAGTCGGCATCGCCTACAACCCCGACGACATGCGGCGCCTGCACGGTGAGGGCAAGTTCGCGATTTTCATCAGCATGCTCAACGCCTATCCGCTGGGCCACGACCTCGACCGCCTCGATCAGTGGGCGGCGCGGGGCATGCGCATGTTCGGCTTCAACTACATCGGCAACAACGACTGGTCCGATTCCTCGCGCCCGCTGCCGTTTCTCAACGACTCGCCTGACGCCCTGGGCGGGCTCTCGGACCTGGGCAAGCAGGCGGTAGCGCGGCTCAACGATCTGGGCGTGATCATCGATGTGTCGCACATGTCGACGCCTGCGCTGGAGCAGGTCGCAGCCTTGAGCCGTGCGCCAATCGTCGCCTCGCACTCGGTGCCGCGGGCCTTCGTCGACATTCCGCGCAACCTCAGCGACAAGGAAATGCGCCTGATCCGCGACAGTGGCGGTGTGGTGCAGATCGTGGCGTTTTCCGCCTACCTCAAGCCGATGACGCAAAAGACCCAGGACAAACTCAACGCCCTGCGCAGCCAGTTCGACCTGCCGCCACTGCCCAACCAGGCCATGGCGCTGATGCCGGGCGACCCGGTGATCGCCGCCTGGAGCGAGCAGAAGTTCGGCAGCTATGCCAGCCAGTTCTACGCCCTGCTCGAAGAAGAACCCAAGGCCAGCCTCAAGGAGTTCGGCGACGCCATCGACTACGCCGTGCGCAAGATCGGCATCGACCACGTCGGCATCGCCTCGGACTTCAACGAAGGCGGCGGCATCGACGGCTGGAACGATGTCAGCGAGTCGCGCAACGTCACCGCCGAACTGCTGCAGCGCGGCTATTCCGAAGCCGATATCGGCAAGCTCTGGGGCGGTAACTTCCTGCGCACCTGGGCCCAGGTGCAACAGGCTGGTCAATCCCCCTCGTCCTCCGTGCAGTGA